The Leptospira selangorensis genome segment TATTTTCGCTCAAAGTTCGCCAGGCACGACTGCTCCTCCGAAATCTACCACACCTAAGGCGGAAACTACTAAACCTTCCGGAACGGAAAGAGAATCATCTTCCGGAGAAAAACCGGATCTATACATTAACTCTCAATCATCCTTCGAGTTCAACTCCAAGGACGAAGGTTCCACTGTGGATTATATCGAGTATAAGATCGGGTCCGGAGATTATACTAAGTATGTTTCCTCTATCACATTGGTAAGAGAAGGTTTGACAAAGATCACTTATAGAGCGGTAGATAAAGCGGGAAATAAAGAACCGGAAAAACATTTTAACGTTTTAGTGGATAATACTCCTCCTTCTACCAAGATCACTCCAAGTTCGGCATTGATAGTTCATGAAAATACGAACTATGCTACAAAAACTTTAACTTACTCGATCACTGCTCAGGATAACCTGGCCGGTGTTCAGGATATCAAGATCTCCATCAATGGTTCTGAACCGAGAGTTTATGACGGTAAGCCGATCCAGTTGGAAAAAGCAGGAGTGAATACGATTAAGTTTTCTGCAACTGATAAGTCTGGGAATACCTCCACTGATTCAGTTTTAGCAGTAACTGTGGACCAAGAAAAACCTTTGGTTGAACTTTTCGGTTCTGCACTTGTAACTGTAAAAGATAAAATTTTCGTAAAAAGTGGGAACGCATTTACGATCAAGGCTTCCGATACGTTGTCCGGAATTAAACAGATCTTTTATAAATTGGATTCCGGAGAATGGAAATCATATGCAGATCCTGTTTCCGTGGAAGCACAAGGAAATCATACGATCGAAGCTAAGTCGGTGGATTCGGTAGGTAATGAAAGCGAAGTTAAGAAGATCGCTTTTATAGTGGATACTACTCCTCCTGAAACTAAGATCCAAAAAGTGGATAATAAGCCGAGCGCACCAGCTCCGGCAGCTAAACCTGCAAGTTCTTCTGCTTCACCAAGCACAGAAAATTAGAAATCGCCAAAAGGGATCCGTTGAAGATACGGGTCCCTTCTTCTTTTTTATAGTCCGCAGTGCGGCCTCTTCCTTATAATAATCTAATAAACTATTTTTCTTGGAGTTCGGATCCGGTCTTTTGCCAATCCGGCTTTATTGCATTTACTTTGATCTTAAACTCTGCCCGGTTCCCGACTCTATCTGAAGTATAAACAGTAACAGTATGAATTCCGGTATTGAATCCGATCGGAGTTTGATAAGGTAGAATAGAACCATTTCCGATCTTATATTCCAATTTAGAAAGTCCTGATCCTGTGCCTGGATCCTCACATCGAATTGCAATGAGTCCGTTTTCTTTTAGATAATAAATACCATCTTCTCTGAGTTTACCTTCAGTAGGAGCGAATACGCAGACTGGATGTTTTGCATCTATCAGTAATGGGATCTCTGATTGGATATAATTTCCCGCTTTATCGTTTGCTTCCCAACGAAGGATAGAAAGTCCATCTATACCTGAGGAAGAAATTTTGATCGGTTGTTTTGTTTCTTCTCCGGAAAGGGTTAGGTTCACTTCCGCCCCGCTTCCATCTCTTGCGGCAAGATTGATGGTGATCTCTTCCATTCCGGAACCTTCTTCAGTAACTTGTAATGTAAGTTCCGCTCCGGATTTGATCTCTATTAGTCCTGATTGTCCCTTCTTCTCTCCTATTAAACGGACTTGAGGTGCGGTTGTATCTTTCAGATATTTTGTCTTTTTAGGTGTTTCTTTATTTCCTAATATATCTTCGGAATAAAATTCAACCTCGTTCCAACCTTCTTGGGAAAGAGAAATGGAACCATCATACCTTTGCCATTCTCCTCCATTCACTCTATAATATGTGGAGACTGGGACTTGTTTCTGCGAATTCGCAGATCCGGGAGTATTGGAAGAAGGTCCGCTGGTTTTAGGATCACCCAGTGAGATCCGCAACTCTTCCGAAGAAGCGACTACTGTAGAAGGTCTTTCCACTTTTACTTTAGGTGCAGCAGCGAATTTATCCGCCAAAGAAATTATAGGAGAAGAAACTCCTCTTCCTCCATCCACATTGATCCCGACTACGCGAACATAAAACTTAGAATCTTGTGAATTAAATTCATAACGAAAATTTTTGGTCTTATAAAAATGGTGTACTCTTAAAAAATCCCGGTCTTCTGAAAGTTCGATCAGATAACTTTCTGCGCCTTGGCTGGGCTTCCAGCGAAGGCTTACTCTTTGTTGTTCGGAAAATGCCTCTCCAGAAAGAAGAAGCAGTAAAGATAATAAAAATGAAAATTTATATTTTATAATATTCCGATCCAGAATTCTCACTCTAACTCAACCTTTTCGGGAAGTTTTTCCGGTTTAGAAGGAGCCTGTCCTTTTACCACAGTAGTTCCGAATCCTGCAGGGACCGCCACTGTTTTTCCTTCTGCGGAGACTTCTAATTCTCCTTTGTAACATCCTACTGTAGTATTTTCAGGATCAGGTGCACTTACGTATAATTCTGTTCCTCTTACTCCTACCACTGCTGTAGGAGTTACTACCATAAATTTGCGAGTATCATCTCCCGGTTTTTTAGGAGGGACCTTAGCTTCCAGATATCCTGATTTGAGTTCCAGGATTCCTCCGTCCTTATTCAGTTTGTATTCCGATATGGATTCAGAAGTCGTTTTTACGATCTTGGTTAAGGTTTTTTCTCTTAACTCTACAACTGTTCCGTTTTTAGTGAATATAATTTTAGAAGAAGAGCCTTGTCCTGTTTGGACCCAATCATCCATATTCAATAATTGGTCTTTGGAAAGTTTAGACCAACTTGCAGGAAGTCCTGTAGGAGTGAAATCTCTAGAAAATTGAACCTGTCCTCTTTGGAAGTCGGCAACTGCCACAGGACCGGCATTCGGTTTTATAATTTCTCCCGTTGCAGAGATTGTGTCTTTTCTTAAGAAGCCTGGGATAAAGAGAGTAGTGCCTTCTCTAATCAAAGAAGGGTTTGGAATTTCATTATATTTTAATAATTCTTTCCAGTTCCTCGGGTCTTGTAGGAATTCTTTTGCAATTTTGGATAAAGTATCATTCTTCTTTACCTTGTATTCGAAGACGTCTTCATGGACCCCTTTTTTGGGTTCGGCAAGAAGACTTATCAAAGATACGGAAATAAGTAGGACTGCAAAAAATTGAAACAGTTTAAATCGAGAAATCGAAAACGGGAAATTCTGAGAAGCCATGGTTTATCCTGGAAACTAGTTCTAACCTAGTATTAGAAGAGAATCTTGGCGGAATTCCAACAAAATACGGCGCTTAGGCGAAAAAGGAGAAGAAAGAATTGGGCGGAATTTCGAGGAAAATGATTGCCTTATTTTCTAAAATTCCAATGATTTGGGCCTCTTTTTAAGATCGTATGTCGGCCCATCTTCCACCACTTGTTCCAATAATTTTCGGTTCTACGGTATTTGCTATTTTAGGATATTTTTTCTCACTAGTCCTAGGTTCTCGAAAAAATTGGATCGGTTCTTCTTTAATCCTTTTGGCTTTAGCGGCTTGGCTTGCTTTGCAAGGGATCTTAAGTGGGACTGGATTTTATCTAGTCACTGATTCTTTTCCTCCTAGATTTTTATGCATGGTGGCTCCACCGATCTTGTTCTTGGTTTTACTTTTCATTTTTCCTTCCAGTAGAACTTGGATAGATCAAATCCCCGGAGAGAATTTAACATACTTACATTTGGCAAGAATACCGGTAGAACTTGTCTTATACTGGTTGGCAATGTATGGTTGGGTCCCGATCAGTATGACATTTGCAGGTTGGAATTTCGACATTCTGATCGGGTTGACTGCTCCGATTGCGGCTTATTTCATTTTGAATAAGCCCACATCTTCTAAAAATTGGATTTTGTTTTGGAATATAGTAGGCCTTTTATTTTTATTGAATATAGTGATCTTGGGGATCTTATCCGCGCCTGGACCTTTTCAAAAACTATCTTTTGAAAGGCCGAACACTGCGGTGCTCCAATTTCCATATGTATGGCTGCCTTCTTTTATAGTTCCTTCCGTTTTATTTGCTCATCTTGTTTCCATTCGAAGAAGATTCGTTGCAGGTTAATTTTGGATTTTTCTTTCGGAAAGTTTTATTCTAAATTACTAATTTCTGTTTTTTGCATATTTCTGTTTACATTTTGTTTTCCGGACATGGTCCGCAAAAAGAAAACCGAAAACGATTGGTTCAAGATAGAGAAGATCTTTTATAAAACCGAACCTAAAAAAATCGAGATCTTCCTCAAAGGAACAGTAAAAAATTCTTTTTTGGTTAGTATAGAAGGGTTTGAATTGAATGAAAATTCTTCAGATGTTTTGTTATTCCAACAGGAAAAGCCACTCCCGGTTGGGCCTATTCTTTTAAAATTTAAGGCAGAAGTTCCTGAAAACAAGGATTGGATCCGAAAAATAGGCACCACTCGTAAATGGATCCGGATCGCATTAAAAAATGATAATGGACAGTCTACTCATTTGCAAACCGAGATTTCTGTCCACGAATCTGATAAAAAACAATTCAGAAGAGACCTTTCATTAGATGCGGAAGGAGAATCAATTCGTTTAGATGGAAGGGAGTGGAAACTCGTCTCAGATGTGGACAGAATGGATCAGGCATTATTGCAGTATGT includes the following:
- the ompL47 gene encoding multi-beta-barrel domain surface protein OmpL47, with the protein product MNRNPLWVLLASMLVSSAIFAQSSPGTTAPPKSTTPKAETTKPSGTERESSSGEKPDLYINSQSSFEFNSKDEGSTVDYIEYKIGSGDYTKYVSSITLVREGLTKITYRAVDKAGNKEPEKHFNVLVDNTPPSTKITPSSALIVHENTNYATKTLTYSITAQDNLAGVQDIKISINGSEPRVYDGKPIQLEKAGVNTIKFSATDKSGNTSTDSVLAVTVDQEKPLVELFGSALVTVKDKIFVKSGNAFTIKASDTLSGIKQIFYKLDSGEWKSYADPVSVEAQGNHTIEAKSVDSVGNESEVKKIAFIVDTTPPETKIQKVDNKPSAPAPAAKPASSSASPSTEN
- a CDS encoding LysM peptidoglycan-binding domain-containing protein; amino-acid sequence: MASQNFPFSISRFKLFQFFAVLLISVSLISLLAEPKKGVHEDVFEYKVKKNDTLSKIAKEFLQDPRNWKELLKYNEIPNPSLIREGTTLFIPGFLRKDTISATGEIIKPNAGPVAVADFQRGQVQFSRDFTPTGLPASWSKLSKDQLLNMDDWVQTGQGSSSKIIFTKNGTVVELREKTLTKIVKTTSESISEYKLNKDGGILELKSGYLEAKVPPKKPGDDTRKFMVVTPTAVVGVRGTELYVSAPDPENTTVGCYKGELEVSAEGKTVAVPAGFGTTVVKGQAPSKPEKLPEKVELE